One window of Dermacentor andersoni chromosome 7, qqDerAnde1_hic_scaffold, whole genome shotgun sequence genomic DNA carries:
- the LOC126533594 gene encoding uncharacterized protein isoform X2, with translation MAAPQQGRGAPPGSAAASRVGPRPDVVGLNPCLTCKLCKGYLVDAMTVVKCLHSFCRSCILKHLETGHACPVCDLRLSKINMENHLIKDDTLQNVVYKAVPGLYQKEMKRRRDFYGSKGSKADQASLSPEQKGELDSSSSGRIIFSPDEAVSLSLEYKPIVDVKTEPEVSAAGPSSQAFKEPAKRYLNCPAAVTIALLQKFLRMKYSISTRYKVDILYMDDVLWSDYMLMDIAYIYSWKRDMPLRLFYRVSESAPKPAAPVASTVQVPTSAPSLAQSTAQQSGSLSSCVAPGIDSRGPTLSKSANVAQESRSCKKETTSSEPIAKPVEHPAPVVDLPLSKPTIEATGMSIADPKVQSKIDTSRPKRTTDPAFVAGVSKVSKVSKTTTTASVTAQACSVQQVPDIPGTSSSKICSPATTASAASTSKGPSTAEAANLDAARTAPASPIKPENAAVPSKSAAANMEAKAVAPDEPASCLLAKVPASFTKSAAVENVHSQDAAPHPGPVTSAACQDAGGKPDRICGPTLTFKANLAADSGSSARTAGFVMKCQPKVATPTLNGIDKGLASGLVKSAICSSDVTSDQVTKKGTLIEDIGTISKSNVLTKSPPLLVEDKKVEEKMPETKELQTCISRAAHKAEEKMNAIKAAAALVKESGPSEKDCKESSGGLSVTLRPNRISGRSHSEDSADKRPQKTSQGDSSSKSDSPALKPPCRSATPPLPVIPSYLTLSKSHPSLFHMSPRKRGRPKLATVNSLNEEIERAHMMARGEMAVVTATEMPVARGETTATPAAEKPKPVIPIITSLKIKPIPPPPPQQPEAATLKSPTAAEAPKDTQLRPRSKSQGDISEEKSSDAEDSIGRRKSRRKRPPAEQLKTIVTQLKELNVEKGQVATQEPLRSLPGGGTPGRPRPEQGQEKITLRVTRDEKCNLKVEKQLRPAVVSETLHDSGFCEDVVADSLASSPVPDPKPRGETVAVARTMHQMPAHRNIVSSTTSKGLEHIGATRHLQHGTKRDLRKSKRKSVEDWVNEQSKWVRTHEVEAATHQDVMPPNTKPSRSGEDTMLSPAAPSESKETSTKVQRRGRKRANPVKITKPAPMVDAQQEKLVSCPARVSSSSTEAAAPSSVLPAVSKESGSEAGCKGSTHSPRNSGSRSRQEPEHPKKSPELVIPRYIPNAATSVPLTVTHARNKRLRESRQEATAASGLDLSSSGSAPGAAGESPEKDSEKSKFFKEALNLSMKEAEAPAASCKDTCTASMLPPKHLEEIAGAPTRDSHNSLPPASSAIESKTVTKSLEQSPPNHGTTSQLSIIHQVVEKIASRNSCKVPKVPQNVDKCKAATKGENQTNCHDGKCNPRQEVSQTSLSHSPGQPGCLDNKQDARSAKNDALASSLDAAVGAKAGSCAVAVAEVQPSKQSPKSTEAQTLDSASPSSTVGSEIMPRINETGVFRLEFPAAELSVPSESRSPKEKSSVNLSSNSAEQLQSHGASSFVGKEMSESVRNIVLVQETMMELRQGSSRAGSCGLMEAQAKDNTLAAEKLSRTSPIPSKQESPVLENCLALSIKKELSGSRNNVFGSPSMHSRPQPTLQLPVGGVKTTRELCVTAPAATSASKVFSGSSTSCLRSKSAELLVKASPPANRLSPIFEGTPIPKMPAGAVMIEREKFDPSKLQSSHMRSPRSPVRSPLGLEIKGPSPMGHGSISSSALQNAPSPIKSPVLLEVKSASPTGPNPVGPCGVSTVQSAPRPARSPVSLDARGANPTSHYIAGGPVRTTDLKVGNLQQERGLWRPIDICTPRQLTQAALKKIAANKSISIGQVKDTRSQVPCRNRQGVALDIPQAPRSLSISIVTCNAGVKEGYLQPANQTVQASQPLECLSMSRQLSNSKQADFLVKEVRPPPHCLDTSVDNQLLGCSTLLSRTHPELSVTSRSDFKSGIHIPASLSVYASTQQKSSLSPPLCKSTTRTPPSEEQLSPRLNVELEQPRVSPRPSDRVQRRVLAKDVCQPEGHRISSSNEVQVSKRSARKESGMPSPRASENMYRTTVAEIDLFTTLSIIETMKGKATVHDIIDEYITNIGSFFSIMELLPAEGRHAAEFMCSLKEKGLLKVTALLKKVTTNLSSGQLSRALAVEALVQRCLQRCRHGHRRDSSAMSTSEEDVVTSSEWGTSCTDSALYEQNVVDVKDEPPALVVPELDFAFAVVPLLAVHFRHAELKRKALKRLKHGLRLRDLVGLRRKHVSSVILPDQVEPNRRFLPRRSGGCFANFPVLGRVQKCNLPQPAASLVQPTKSLARFLPTASLGLPQSTVIVDALSSLLTGRSPNLVNHRVPRNGQCCSPVSEQSMTAATKASSSAVQAYREPGAARSVDNILSALSQFLSGQPDCVSSYVPQVVSHFGSGGLVPSTRHRQLRVGEHASCNLLLVEATAERSLVISSPQSNSKLVIGPDFDRQLLSRLLDGLQFMIPKTQGASSWLNSVVHRVAVGGHKSRRMLTNCIDAPDDRWPAMEALGASSCKAIPSVKPELVARPEPLTRPELSAKSQPLVKPTVAVSRGLLQKRGAPTTGICEVSPVQKRRRLAGAAIPGVTEVCAAAVQRQRIVNAHLSRKEVVEVVPKDCVVVLHRLELRDVEETLLKRKRSRSGGSTQPKKKPKLSLFPKAPSGVQR, from the exons TGTTGATGTTAAGACGGAGCCTGAGGTGTCTGCAGCTGGACCGAGCAGCCAAGCATTTAAG GAGCCCGCAAAACGTTACCTCAACTGCCCAGCCGCTGTGACGATCGCCTTACTTCAAAAGTTTCTCCGCATGAAGTACAGCATCAGCACAAGATACAAG GTGGACATACTTTACATGGATGATGTTCTCTGGAGTGATTACATGCTTATGGATATTGCCTACATCTACTCTTGGAAAAGG GACATGCCCCTGCGGCTGTTCTATCGCGTGTCCGAGAGTGCGCCGAAGCCTGCAGCACCAGTTGCTTCAACGGTCCAGGTGCCCACATCGGCGCCGAGCCTAGCCCAGAGTACGGCACAGCAGAGCGGTAGCCTTTCGTCGTGTGTCGCTCCCGGCATAGACTCACGAGGACCAACGTTGAGCAAGAG TGCAAATGTGGCCCAAGAGAGCAGGAGTTGCAAAAAGGAAACCACTTCATCCGAGCCCATAGCAAAGCCTGTAGAACACCCGGCACCTGTCGTTGACTTGCCCCTGTCGAAGCCCACCATTGAAGCAACTGGCATGAGCATCGCAGATCCAAAAGTACAAAGCAAAATCGACACCTCGCGTCCCAAAAGAACAACCGACCCTGCATTTGTGGCGGGCGTGAGCAAAGTGAGTAAGGTGTCGAAGACCACGACAACGGCAAGCGTAACAGCGCAAGCATGCAGCGTTCAACAAGTACCTGACATCCCGGGAACCTCCTCAAGCAAAATTTGCTCTCCTGCAACGACAGCCTCGGCTGCTTCAACTTCGAAAGGACCAAGCACGGCTGAGGCTGCAAATCTGGATGCTGCTAGAACAGCCCCGGCTTCTCCTATCAAGCCAGAGAACGCTGCCGTGCCTAGTAAGTCGGCAGCCGCCAACATGGAGGCCAAAGCTGTGGCACCAGACGAGCCTGCATCATGCCTACTAGCGAAAGTACCTGCAAGCTTCACAAAAAGCGCAGCAGTTGAGAATGTGCACAGTCAAGATGCAGCACCACACCCTGGCCCTGTTACGTCAGCAGCATGTCAGGATGCTGGTGGCAAACCTGACCGCATTTGTGGGCCTACTTTGACGTTCAAGGCAAATCTTGCTGCTGACAGCGGTTCGAGTGCTAGAACGGCAGGGTTTGTCATGAAGTGCCAGCCCAAGGTAGCAACTCCTACTTTGAATGGCATCGACAAAGGGCTAGCGAGTGGTTTGGTGAAAAGTGCAATCTGTTCAAGTGACGTCACATCTGACCAAGTAACAAAGAAAGGCACCCTCATTGAAGATATAGGCACGATATCAAAGAGCAACGTTTTAACAAAGTCTCCACCCTTGTTAGTGGAGGACAAAAAGGTTGAAGAGAAGATGCCTGAGACGAAAGAACTTCAGACATGTATCAGCCGTGCGGCACACAAGGCGGAAGAGAAAATGAATGCGATAAAAGCAGCCGCGGCTTTGGTGAAGGAGAGCGGTCCGTCCGAGAAGGACTGTAAAGAATCCTCCGGAGGACTTTCGGTAACGCTGAGGCCGAACAGGATTTCCGGAAGAAGCCACAGCGAAGATTCTGCTGATAAGCGTCCTCAGAAGACCAGTCAGGGGGACTCGTCATCGAAAAGCGATTCACCTGCTTTGAAACCTCCTTGCCGGTCCGCCACTCCACCATTGCCTGTGATCCCGTCGTACCTCACTTTGAGCAAGTCACATCCATCGCTCTTTCACATGTCGCCGCGGAAGCGAGGCCGACCCAAGCTTGCAACTGTCAACAGTTTGAATGAAGAAATAGAGCGGGCCCACATGATGGCCCGTGGTGAGATGGCCGTTGTCACCGCCACCGAGATGCCTGTGGCTCGCGGTGAGACGACTGCCACTCCAGCTGCTGAGAAACCTAAGCCAGTTATTCCGATCATCACGAGCCTCAAGATCAAGCCCATTCCTCCCCCACCCCCACAGCAACCTGAAGCTGCGACGCTGAAGTCGCCAACTGCAGCGGAAGCACCAAAAGATACCCAGCTGAGGCCGCGATCCAAGAGCCAAGGAGACATCTCAGAAGAGAAGTCGTCGGATGCTGAAGACTCGATCGGGCGCCGTAAGAGCAGACGCAAGCGCCCGCCTGCAGAGCAGCTGAAGACAATAGTGACTCAACTGAAGGAGTTGAACGTGGAGAAAGGACAGGTGGCAACGCAGGAGCCTCTTCGGAGCCTTCCAGGTGGGGGCACTCCGGGCCGGCCCAGGCCTGAGCAGGGACAAGAGAAGATCACACTGCGAGTGACTCGCGATGAGAAGTGCAACCTGAAGGTGGAGAAGCAGCTGCGTCCTGCGGTCGTCTCCGAGACGCTCCACGACTCTGGCTTCTGCGAAGACGTCGTGGCAGACTCGTTGGCTTCCTCTCCCGTTCCCGACCCCAAACCAAGAGGCGAGACCGTTGCAGTGGCCAGGACCATGCACCAGATGCCAGCGCACCGGAACATTGTCTCAAGCACCACCAGCAAGGGACTCGAACACATTGGGGCCACACGCCACCTGCAGCATGGTACGAAAAGGGATTTGCGCAAGAGCAAGAGGAAGTCTGTTGAAGATTGGGTCAATGAGCAGAGCAAGTGGGTCCGGACACATGAAGTGGAAGCCGCAACGCACCAGGACGTCATGCCGCCCAATACAAAGCCATCTAGGAGTGGGGAAGATACTATGTTGAGTCCGGCTGCACCTTCAGAGTCTAAAGAAACGTCCACCAAGGTACAGCGAAGAGGTCGCAAGCGAGCAAATCCTGTTAAGATCACCAAGCCAGCACCCATGGTCGATGCTCAACAGGAGAAGCTTGTAAGCTGCCCGGCTCGTGTTTCGAGCTCTTCTACCGAGGCTGCCGCCCCTTCTTCTGTGTTGCCCGCAGTCAGCAAGGAATCAGGCTCAGAAGCAGGGTGCAAGGGAAGCACTCACAGTCCTAGAAACAGTGGCAGCAGAAGCAGACAGGAGCCGGAGCACCCAAAGAAGTCCCCGGAACTTGTCATCCCACGGTACATTCCCAATGCAGCTACCAGTGTGCCGCTGACGGTCACGCACGCCCGGAACAAGCGCTTAAGAGAGTCGAGACAGGAAGCGACAGCCGCCTCCGGCCTTGACCTCTCGTCATCCGGTTCCGCTCCAGGTGCAGCAGGCGAGTCACCCGAGAAGGATTCCGAGAAGAGCAAATTCTTCAAGGAAGCGCTAAATCTTTCTATGAAGGAAGCTGAGGCGCCCGCTGCATCTTGCAAGGACACCTGCACGGCAAGCATGCTACCACCAAAGCATCTGGAAGAGATTGCAGGAGCTCCGACCCGGGACTCGCACAATTCACTGCCACCAGCATCATCAGCTATTGAAAGCAAAACAGTCACAAAATCTCTTGAGCAGTCACCCCCAAATCACGGAACTACATCGCAGTTGAGCATCATTCATCAAGTTGTTGAAAAGATAGCATCTCGGAACTCTTGTAAGGTGCCAAAGGTTCCGCAAAATGTTGATAAATGCAAGGCAGCTACAAAGGGAGAGAATCAAACAAACTGTCATGATGGAAAGTGCAATCCACGGCAAGAAGTGTCGCAAACTTCGCTAAGCCACTCCCCAGGCCAGCCAGGCTGTTTAGATAACAAGCAAGATGCCAGATCTGCAAAAAATGATGCGCTGGCATCATCTTTGGACGCCGCTGTTGGAGCAAAGGCAGGTTCGTGCGCTGTCGCAGTTGCAGAGGTGCAGCCGTCAAAGCAGTCGCCAAAGTCGACGGAAGCGCAGACCTTGGACAGTGCATCGCCGAGCAGCACGGTTGGGTCGGAGATCATGCCGCGGATAAACGAGACGGGTGTTTTTCGCCTCGAGTTTCCAGCCGCTGAACTTTCAGTTCCATCCGAGTCAAGAAGTCCCAAGGAGAAGTCTTCTGTCAATCTGTCAAGCAACTCTGCAGAACAACTCCAGAGTCATGGCGCCTCATCGTTTGTGGGAAAAGAAATGTCTGAAAGTGTTCGAAACATAGTGCTTGTTCAGGAGACCATGATGGAGCTTCGACAGGGGTCATCGCGAGCAGGATCTTGCGGCTTGATGGAGGCCCAGGCAAAAGACAACACTTTGGCAGCCGAGAAGTTGTCCCGAACTAGCCCCATTCCTTCTAAACAGGAAAGCCCTGTGCTAGAAAACTGTCTGGCTCTAAGCATTAAGAAGGAACTTTCAGGCAGCAGGAACAATGTCTTCGGTTCGCCCAGCATGCATTCCAGGCCACAGCCAACCTTACAGTTACCAGTAGGTGGTGTGAAGACAACACGGGAACTCTGTGTTACGGCACCTGCTGCTACATCTGCAAGCAAAGTGTTCTCAGGGAGCTCCACGTCTTGCCTACGATCAAAATCCGCTGAACTTTTAGTGAAGGCATCACCACCAGCAAATCGCTTGTCGCCAATATTCGAGGGCACACCCATTCCAAAAATGCCTGCAGGAGCTGTCATGATCGAACGAGAAAAATTTGATCCTTCCAAATTACAGAGTAGCCACATGAGGAGTCCACGAAGTCCTGTCAGGTCTCCTCTTGGACTAGAAATCAAAGGCCCGAGTCCGATGGGACATGGCAGTATTAGCAGCTCTGCCTTGCAGAATGCACCGAGCCCCATCAAATCCCCAGTGCTGTTGGAAGTCAAAAGTGCAAGTCCAACAGGCCCTAATCCAGTGGGCCCCTGCGGTGTCTCCACTGTGCAAAGTGCACCAAGGCCAGCAAGGTCTCCGGTGTCATTAGATGCAAGGGGTGCTAATCCAACGAGCCACTACATCGCTGGCGGTCCTGTCAGGACAACGGACTTGAAAGTTGGCAATCTTCAGCAAGAGAGGGGCTTGTGGCGGCCCATAGACATCTGCACGCCAAGGCAGCTAACGCAAGCCGCCCTTAAAAAAATAGCAGCCAACAAGAGCATCTCCATAGGGCAAGTGAAAGACACGAGGTCACAGGTGCCATGTAGAAACCGGCAGGGAGTCGCGCTGGACATTCCACAGGCACCTCGGTCTCTGTCGATCAGCATCGTCACGTGCAATGCAGGGGTGAAGGAAGGCTACCTCCAGCCAGCAAACCAGACAGTACAGGCCTCACAGCCCCTCGAATGTTTGAGCATGTCTCGTCAGTTGAGCAACAGCAAGCAGGCAGATTTTCTCGTGAAAGAAGTACGGCCGCCACCACACTGCCTGGACACAAGTGTAGACAACCAGCTCCTTGGCTGCAGCACACTGTTATCACGCACACATCCCGAGTTGTCCGTAACATCGAGGAGCGATTTCAAAAGTGGTATTCACATCCCTGCTTCTCTGAGTGTCTACGCAAGCACACAACAGAAGAGCAGTTTGTCACCTCCCCTCTGCAAGTCAACAACGCGGACTCCTCCGTCAGAGGAGCAGCTGTCACCCCGGCTGAACGTGGAGTTGGAGCAACCACGCGTATCCCCGAGACCTTCAGACAGGGTGCAGCGACGCGTGTTGGCCAAGGACGTCTGCCAACCGGAAGGGCATCGAATCAGTTCTTCCAACGAAGTGCAAGTGAGCAAACGTAGTGCCCGCAAGGAGTCCGGCATGCCCAGTCCCAGAGCGAGTGAAAACATGTACAGGACAACGGTGGCCGAAATCGACCTTTTCACAACGCTCAGCATCATCGAGACCATGAAAGGGAAGGCAACCGTGCATGACATCATAGATGAGTACATCACCAACATTGGCAGCTTCTTCAGCATTATGGAGTTGCTTCCAGCGGAAGGCAGGCATGCTGCGGAGTTCATGTGTTCCCTGAAGGAAAAGGGTCTGCTGAAGGTCACAGCATTGCTCAAAAAGGTCACCACCAACTTGTCCTCTGGCCAGCTATCACGCGCGCTTGCCGTCGAGGCTTTGGTGCAGAGGTGCTTACAGCGGTGTCGCCACGGCCATCGCAGAGACTCATCTGCAATGTCGACGTCGGAGGAAGACGTTGTCACGTCATCTGAATGGGGCACCTCATGCACGGACTCTGCATTATATGAGCAGAACGTTGTAGATGTGAAGGATGAACCACCTGCACTTGTTGTTCCAGAACTGGATTTCGCATTCGCTGTCGTTCCCTTGCTCGCGGTGCACTTTAGGCATGCAGAGCTGAAAAGAAAAGCTCTGAAGCGTCTGAAGCATGGCTTGAGGCTTAGGGACTTGGTGGGGCTGAGGAGGAAGCATGTGTCATCAGTAATTCTGCCTGACCAAGTGGAACCCAACAGGAGGTTTCTTCCCAGGAGATCCGGAGGCTGCTTTGCCAACTTTCCAGTGCTTGGGCGGGTCCAAAAGTG TAACCTGCCACAGCCTGCTGCTTCTCTTGTCCAGCCAACCAAAAGCCTAGCCAGGTTTCTTCCTACAGCAAGTCTTGGGCTTCCTCAAAGCACTGTGATTGTGGATGCACTTTCTTCGTTGTTGACTGGACGCTCGCCCAATCTAGTCAACCACAGAGTTCCCCGGAATGGACAGTGTTGTTCTCCTGTGTCAGAGCAGTCTATGACGGCAGCTACCAAGGCTTCGTCATCGGCAGTGCAAGCCTACCGAGAGCCTGGTGCTGCCAGGAGTGTTGATAACATATTGTCTGCATTATCTCAGTTCTTGTCTGGACAACCGGACTGTGTCTCATCATACGTGCCCCAAGTGGTCTCGCATTTCGGTAGTGGTGGGCTCGTTCCTTCCACTCGTCATCGGCAGTTAAGGGTCGGGGAGCACGCATCATGCAACCTGCTACTCGTCGAAGCCACCGCTGAACGTTCACTAGTCATCTCATCGCCGCAGTCAAATAGCAAGCTTGTGATTGGGCCCGATTTCGACAGGCAGCTGCTGTCGAGGTTGCTCGACGGATTGCAGTTTATGATACCAAAGACGCAAGGCGCCAGTTCCTGGTTGAACAGCGTCGTGCACAGGGTGGCGGTGGGCGGCCACAAAAGCAGACGCATGCTGACGAACTGCATTGACGCACCTGACGATAGATGGCCTGCGATGGAGGCACTTGGGGCATCTTCCTGCAAGGCCATCCCATCGGTCAAACCAGAGCTGGTGGCCAGGCCGGAGCCATTGACCAGGCCAGAGCTATCAGCCAAGTCACAGCCGTTGGTCAAGCCTACAGTCGCAGTGTCCAGGGGGCTTCTGCAGAAGCGAGGAGCACCGACTACTGGCATCTGTGAGGTCTCCCCTGTACAGAAGAGAAGGCGCTTAGCTGGCGCTGCCATACCCGGTGTCACAGAGGTGTGCGCTGCAGCCGTGCAGCGGCAACGCATTGTCAATGCACACCTGTCAAGAAAGGAAGTGGTTGAAGTCGTTCCTAAAGACTGCGTAGTTGTGCTGCACAGGTTGGAGCTGCGTGATGTCGAGGAGACGTtgcttaaaaggaagaggtctagGAGTGGCGGCAGCACCCAGCCCAAGAAGAAACCAAAGTTGTCTCTGTTTCCGAAAGCCCCATCGGGTGTCCAGAGGTAG